A genome region from Manis pentadactyla isolate mManPen7 chromosome 5, mManPen7.hap1, whole genome shotgun sequence includes the following:
- the STX16 gene encoding syntaxin-16 isoform X2, which produces MATRRLTDAFLLLRNNSIQNRQLLAEQLADDRMALVSGISLDPEAAIGVTKRSPPKWVDGVNEIHYDVGRIKQKMKELASLHDQHLNRPTLDDSSEQEHAIEITTQEITQLFHRCQRAVQALPSRARRTCSTQEARLLGNVVASLAQSLQELSTGFRRAQSGYLKRMKNREERSQHFFDTSVPLMDDGDDNALYDRSFTDDQLVLVEQNTLMVEEREREIRQMVQSISDLNEIFRDLGAMIVEQGTVLDRIDYNVEQSCIKTEAGLKQLHKAEQYQKKNRKMLVILILFVIIIVLIVVLVAVKSR; this is translated from the exons CTTGCTGACGACCGTATGGCTCTGGTGTCAGGCATAAGCTTAGATCCAGAAGCAGCAATTGGCGTGACAAAACGGTCACCTCCTAAATGGGTGGATGGAGTGAATGAA ATACACTACGATGTTGGCCGGATTAAACAGAAGATGAAGGAGTTAGCCAGCCTTCACGACCAGCATTTAAACAGACCCACCCTGGATGACAGCAGTGAGCAAGAGCATGCCATCGAGATCACCACCCAAGAGATCACCCAG CTCTTCCACAGGTGCCAGCGGGCCGTGCAGGCTCTCCCCAGCCGGGCCCGCAGGACCTGCTCCACGCAGGAGGCGCGGCTCCTCGGCAACGTGGTGGCCTCCCTGGCACAGTCCCTGCAGGAGCTCTCCACCGGCTTCCGGCGCGCCCAGTCAGGCTACCTCAAAC GCATGAAGAATCGAGAGGAAAGATCCCAGCATTTTTTTGATACATCAGTACCACTAATGGATGATGGAGACGATAATGCTCTTTATGACCGG AGTTTTACAGATGACCAGTTAGTGCTGGTGGAGCAGAATACACTGATGGTGGAGGAGAGGGAGCGGGAGATTCGCCAGATGGTACAGTCTATTTCCGacctaaatgaaatatttagggacTTAGGAGCAATGATTGTAGAACAG GGTACTGTCCTTGATAGAATCGACTATAATGTTGAACAGTCCTGCATCAAAACTGAAGCCGGCCTGAAGCAGCTCCACAAG GCAGAGCAGTATCAAAAGAAGAATCGGAAGATGCTTGtgattttaatattatttgtCATCATCATTGTCCTCATTGTCGTCCTCGTGGCGGTGAAGTCTCGCTAA
- the STX16 gene encoding syntaxin-16 isoform X3: protein MALVSGISLDPEAAIGVTKRSPPKWVDGVNEIHYDVGRIKQKMKELASLHDQHLNRPTLDDSSEQEHAIEITTQEITQLFHRCQRAVQALPSRARRTCSTQEARLLGNVVASLAQSLQELSTGFRRAQSGYLKRMKNREERSQHFFDTSVPLMDDGDDNALYDRSFTDDQLVLVEQNTLMVEEREREIRQMVQSISDLNEIFRDLGAMIVEQGTVLDRIDYNVEQSCIKTEAGLKQLHKAEQYQKKNRKMLVILILFVIIIVLIVVLVAVKSR, encoded by the exons ATGGCTCTGGTGTCAGGCATAAGCTTAGATCCAGAAGCAGCAATTGGCGTGACAAAACGGTCACCTCCTAAATGGGTGGATGGAGTGAATGAA ATACACTACGATGTTGGCCGGATTAAACAGAAGATGAAGGAGTTAGCCAGCCTTCACGACCAGCATTTAAACAGACCCACCCTGGATGACAGCAGTGAGCAAGAGCATGCCATCGAGATCACCACCCAAGAGATCACCCAG CTCTTCCACAGGTGCCAGCGGGCCGTGCAGGCTCTCCCCAGCCGGGCCCGCAGGACCTGCTCCACGCAGGAGGCGCGGCTCCTCGGCAACGTGGTGGCCTCCCTGGCACAGTCCCTGCAGGAGCTCTCCACCGGCTTCCGGCGCGCCCAGTCAGGCTACCTCAAAC GCATGAAGAATCGAGAGGAAAGATCCCAGCATTTTTTTGATACATCAGTACCACTAATGGATGATGGAGACGATAATGCTCTTTATGACCGG AGTTTTACAGATGACCAGTTAGTGCTGGTGGAGCAGAATACACTGATGGTGGAGGAGAGGGAGCGGGAGATTCGCCAGATGGTACAGTCTATTTCCGacctaaatgaaatatttagggacTTAGGAGCAATGATTGTAGAACAG GGTACTGTCCTTGATAGAATCGACTATAATGTTGAACAGTCCTGCATCAAAACTGAAGCCGGCCTGAAGCAGCTCCACAAG GCAGAGCAGTATCAAAAGAAGAATCGGAAGATGCTTGtgattttaatattatttgtCATCATCATTGTCCTCATTGTCGTCCTCGTGGCGGTGAAGTCTCGCTAA